A genomic window from Pseudomonadota bacterium includes:
- a CDS encoding sigma 54-interacting transcriptional regulator codes for MGSKFADLTTIEHAALPLGSGRASPKRRATLVFYCPQGVRLVELVENTPVVVGRKLPADVLIDDLGLSRQHARFVWKNGDFVLEDLGSRNGCKVAQTRIDSARVQPGDSIQLGGVAVALHVTSERSEPRTDAAVVVHSAKMRELYTVVGRVAKTTAPVLILGETGSGKELVAQAIHAGSARAKAPFSALNCAAIPATLLEATLFGHERGSFTGADRMSKGLFEQADAGTVFLDEVGELSAAAQAALLRVIETRSVQRIGSSREIELDVRVLAATHRDLEAMVCARKFRADLLYRLNAFTLRVPPLRERPDEVILLAELFLQEASREWKRPVDGIDADASERLVSYPWPGNVRELRNAVERAVIVCSGGRIRKQDLPESVRTHAEPPAGSKLEAAAKRALSGEGPGLDSDDLVFKERVQQYEIKLILRGLERAGGNQTRAAELLRIPLRTLVHKLRAYGIKKSSASD; via the coding sequence ATGGGCAGCAAGTTCGCGGATCTGACTACCATCGAGCATGCCGCGCTGCCCCTGGGCAGCGGCCGCGCGTCCCCCAAGCGCCGGGCCACGCTGGTGTTCTACTGCCCTCAGGGAGTGCGTCTGGTGGAGCTGGTGGAAAACACACCCGTCGTGGTGGGACGCAAGCTCCCGGCTGATGTGCTCATCGACGATCTCGGCCTGTCCCGGCAGCACGCTCGCTTCGTCTGGAAGAACGGCGACTTCGTGCTCGAGGATCTGGGCTCGCGCAATGGCTGCAAGGTGGCCCAGACGCGCATTGATTCGGCGCGCGTCCAACCTGGCGACAGCATCCAACTCGGCGGCGTGGCCGTTGCCTTGCACGTCACCAGCGAGCGTAGCGAGCCGCGAACCGACGCGGCCGTCGTCGTGCACAGCGCGAAGATGCGCGAGCTCTACACAGTGGTCGGACGCGTGGCCAAGACCACGGCCCCTGTCTTGATCCTAGGCGAGACAGGCTCTGGCAAGGAGCTGGTCGCACAGGCCATCCACGCCGGTAGCGCCCGTGCCAAGGCTCCCTTCTCCGCGCTCAACTGCGCCGCCATTCCCGCAACCCTGCTCGAAGCCACCCTGTTCGGGCACGAGCGGGGATCGTTCACCGGAGCGGACCGCATGTCCAAGGGGCTCTTTGAACAAGCGGACGCCGGCACGGTCTTTCTGGACGAGGTGGGCGAGCTGTCGGCGGCGGCGCAAGCCGCGCTGTTGCGCGTCATCGAGACGCGCAGCGTGCAACGCATCGGCTCGAGCCGCGAAATCGAGCTCGATGTACGCGTGCTCGCCGCCACGCATCGAGACCTGGAGGCCATGGTCTGCGCGCGGAAGTTCAGAGCCGACCTGCTGTATCGGCTCAACGCGTTCACCCTGCGCGTTCCACCACTGCGAGAGCGTCCCGACGAGGTCATTCTCTTGGCCGAGTTGTTCCTGCAGGAAGCGAGCCGGGAGTGGAAACGACCCGTGGATGGAATCGACGCTGACGCGAGCGAGCGCCTCGTGAGCTATCCCTGGCCGGGCAACGTACGGGAGCTGCGCAACGCCGTAGAGCGGGCGGTGATCGTCTGCTCCGGGGGACGGATCCGCAAGCAGGACCTTCCGGAATCGGTGCGCACCCACGCGGAGCCCCCTGCGGGCTCGAAGCTGGAGGCCGCCGCGAAAAGGGCGCTGAGCGGTGAGGGCCCTGGTTTAGACAGCGACGACCTGGTCTTCAAAGAACGCGTCCAGCAGTACGAAATCAAGCTGATCCTCAGAGGCTTGGAGCGCGCCGGCGGCAATCAGACGCGAGCCGCGGAGCTACTGCGCATCCCGCTGCGCACGCTGGTACACAAGCTGCGCGCCTACGGCATCAAGAAAAGCTCCGCCTCAGATTAG
- a CDS encoding acetyl-CoA carboxylase carboxyltransferase subunit alpha has product MDQRVAYLEFEKPVVELERRIADLKSVAERDDDLDQEIRSLQERAQKLRREIYEDLSIWQKVLLSRHPDRPFFADYLERLCDGFVELHGDRVFGDDPAIVAGFAHIDGRSVGVIGQQKGRTTKEKLRRNFGMPHPEGYRKAVRVMELASRFGRPILTFIDTQGAYPGMGAEERGQSEAIGQSLLCMSRLRVPVIASVIGEGGSGGALALGVANRVLMLQYATYSVITPEGCASILWRDATHAPEAAKQLKLLASDAQALGIVDAVIPEPVGGAHRDYDEAAERLGTALRGYLAALEGQSAERLIQGRYEKFRAMGIFSGKSGKKAGRQAWCWHGSC; this is encoded by the coding sequence ATGGATCAACGCGTGGCGTATCTGGAGTTTGAGAAACCCGTTGTCGAGCTTGAGCGCCGCATCGCGGACCTCAAGTCGGTCGCGGAGCGCGACGACGATCTGGACCAGGAGATTCGGAGCCTGCAGGAGCGTGCGCAGAAGCTCAGGCGGGAGATCTACGAGGATCTGTCGATCTGGCAGAAGGTCCTGTTGAGCCGGCACCCTGATCGTCCGTTTTTCGCAGACTACCTGGAGCGCCTGTGCGATGGCTTCGTGGAGCTGCATGGCGATCGGGTATTCGGCGACGATCCCGCTATCGTGGCAGGCTTCGCACACATTGACGGCCGCAGCGTAGGCGTGATCGGGCAACAGAAGGGCCGCACCACGAAGGAGAAGCTCCGGCGTAACTTCGGCATGCCACACCCGGAGGGCTACCGGAAGGCAGTGCGCGTGATGGAGCTTGCCTCGCGTTTCGGCCGTCCGATCTTGACCTTCATCGACACCCAGGGTGCCTACCCCGGCATGGGTGCCGAAGAGCGCGGGCAAAGCGAGGCGATCGGCCAGTCGCTGCTTTGCATGTCGCGGTTGCGCGTGCCCGTGATAGCCAGCGTGATCGGTGAGGGGGGGTCCGGAGGGGCGCTGGCTCTCGGCGTGGCGAACCGTGTGCTGATGTTGCAGTACGCGACCTATAGCGTGATCACTCCGGAGGGCTGCGCATCGATCCTGTGGCGCGATGCCACCCACGCGCCCGAGGCAGCCAAGCAGCTCAAGCTCCTGGCTTCCGATGCACAGGCGCTGGGCATCGTGGACGCCGTGATCCCCGAGCCGGTGGGGGGTGCGCACAGGGACTACGACGAGGCGGCCGAGCGCCTTGGAACCGCGCTTCGCGGCTACCTCGCGGCTCTGGAAGGGCAGAGCGCCGAGCGTCTGATACAAGGGCGGTACGAAAAGTTCCGAGCGATGGGCATATTCAGCGGAAAGAGCGGAAAGAAGGCAGGCCGACAGGCATGGTGCTGGCACGGGAGCTGCTGA
- a CDS encoding FHA domain-containing protein translates to MARVIITSGDGKQETRVLEPVTTIGRHPDNTVQLLDRVASKGHCSIDLLDGRYVLRDLGSLNGTFVNGERVESRVLQAGDEIGVGSTKIVFSEGPIRPEHSLTQGRAHSPRKVTLMSGPAASRIRSKLVQAVEQDFLPEKALKDVAGLRKDYEKLRVSYELTRAIGAELDVDRLLDKILTCAFDLLSADRGVILMCESEGELVARSVRTSGELGTEQEVTLSSTIIREVLKDRAGVLSSDASVDTRFKGAHSVIMQGIRSTIAVPLIHGEQVLGVMVLDSQVAANAFTEKDLQLTQTLANQAAIAIQNSLYAREIQQQALTRQRFQRLLSPAIAEQVIKGDVDVAKGGQLRDTTVFFSDIRGFTRMAEARNAQEIVNMLNQYFELMVEVIFKNEGTLDKFVGDAIMALFGSPVQHDDDAVRAVRTAVEQFRVLEAFNRARLAQGSEPLRIGIGIDSGEVVAGYLGSSKALEYTAIGDVVNTASRLCSLAKAGEIIISERTWARIHDRFDAVELPRKRVKGKSRALKLYRVVREKSNHREAGDSLSAGKTRNGSTRGVSGV, encoded by the coding sequence ATGGCGCGAGTGATCATCACGTCAGGCGACGGCAAGCAAGAAACGCGCGTGCTGGAGCCGGTGACAACCATCGGTCGCCATCCGGATAACACGGTCCAACTGCTTGATCGCGTTGCATCCAAGGGGCACTGCTCCATCGATCTGCTTGACGGCAGGTACGTGCTTCGCGATCTAGGATCTCTCAACGGCACCTTTGTGAACGGCGAGCGCGTGGAGAGCCGGGTTCTTCAGGCTGGAGACGAGATCGGCGTCGGCTCTACCAAGATAGTATTCAGCGAGGGGCCGATCCGGCCCGAACACTCGCTGACCCAAGGTCGTGCGCACAGCCCACGCAAGGTCACCCTCATGAGCGGGCCGGCGGCGAGCCGCATCCGTTCCAAGCTGGTCCAAGCCGTGGAACAGGATTTCCTGCCCGAGAAGGCACTCAAAGACGTGGCGGGACTTCGCAAGGACTACGAGAAGCTGCGGGTAAGCTACGAGTTGACGCGCGCCATCGGAGCCGAGCTCGACGTGGATCGGCTTCTTGACAAGATTCTGACGTGTGCTTTCGACCTTCTGAGCGCAGACCGTGGCGTGATACTCATGTGCGAAAGTGAAGGCGAGCTCGTTGCGCGTTCGGTACGCACCAGCGGAGAGCTGGGCACGGAGCAGGAAGTCACGCTTTCGAGCACGATCATCAGGGAAGTGCTCAAGGACCGCGCGGGCGTGCTTTCGAGCGATGCGTCCGTGGATACGCGGTTCAAGGGTGCTCACTCCGTGATCATGCAAGGTATCCGATCGACCATCGCGGTGCCTCTCATACATGGCGAGCAGGTGCTCGGCGTCATGGTGCTGGACTCGCAGGTCGCGGCCAACGCGTTCACGGAGAAGGACTTGCAGCTCACTCAGACGCTTGCGAATCAGGCGGCGATCGCAATCCAAAACAGCCTGTATGCTCGAGAGATACAGCAGCAAGCGCTGACGCGTCAGCGCTTTCAGCGCCTGCTGTCGCCGGCCATCGCCGAGCAGGTCATCAAGGGGGATGTCGACGTGGCAAAGGGGGGCCAACTACGCGACACAACGGTGTTTTTCAGCGATATTCGGGGCTTCACACGTATGGCCGAGGCCCGCAATGCTCAAGAGATTGTCAACATGCTCAACCAGTACTTCGAACTGATGGTTGAGGTGATCTTCAAGAACGAGGGGACGCTGGACAAGTTCGTGGGAGACGCGATCATGGCGCTTTTCGGATCACCGGTGCAACACGACGACGATGCCGTCCGTGCCGTAAGGACGGCCGTCGAGCAGTTTCGGGTGCTCGAGGCCTTCAACCGCGCCCGGCTGGCACAGGGATCGGAGCCGCTGCGGATCGGTATCGGCATCGACAGCGGGGAAGTCGTTGCTGGCTATTTGGGCAGCAGCAAAGCGCTCGAGTACACGGCGATCGGCGACGTGGTCAACACCGCGTCACGCCTGTGCTCGCTCGCGAAGGCCGGCGAGATCATCATCAGCGAGCGCACTTGGGCACGAATTCATGACCGGTTTGACGCGGTCGAGCTGCCGCGCAAGCGAGTCAAGGGCAAGTCGCGAGCGCTCAAGCTGTACAGGGTTGTTCGGGAAAAGTCCAACCATCGGGAAGCCGGCGACTCGCTGAGCGCAGGCAAGACCCGCAATGGATCAACGCGTGGCGTATCTGGAGTTTGA